ACCACCTGCTTTATCAAGCCGGCCGATGTGCCGCAATATGCCTCACCCCGTGTCAAATCCCCTTGAATCTGTGCCGTACGGTTGGACCGGTATCCAAGATATGTCAGAAGCTCAGACTGGGAGCAGTTGCGTTGTTCCATTTTCAGAAGGGTTGCAGTGAAAGGTGCTTTCAGGCTCCGGGTGGGAATCAGTTTCCGGCAGGTTACCACAGTGCCGGTGTCTTTGGACTGGCAGATGGCCTGCTTGTAGTTTCCATGGGCGATGTTTTCCTTTACGGCAACAAAACGGGTTCCCATCTGAATCCCCTTGGCGCCTAAACAGAACGCCGCAGCCATTCCCCTGCCATCGACAATCCCCCCTGCGGCAATGACCGGAATTCCAACGGCATCCGATACCTGAGGGATTAAAGAAAACAGCGGTAGTTCATCCACACCGTTATGACCGGCCGCTTCAATACCTTCGACGATGACGGCGTCCACGCCGGCGGATTCCGCGCGCACCGCCTGAGAGACATTGCCGACAACATGCAGTACCCGGATCCCGCCGGATTTCAACAGACCGGTAAAAATGAACGGATCCCCGGCTGCCGTAATCACGATGCCAACAGGCTCATCCATCAC
Above is a window of Desulfotignum balticum DSM 7044 DNA encoding:
- a CDS encoding NAD(P)H-dependent flavin oxidoreductase, whose translation is MNQNSVCRLLDISHPVLQGGMLWIASAELASAVSNTGGLGIISPMAAMAEQGNPVENLKNQIAATRRLTSKPFGVNIPLDLSIAGNLISTVMDEPVGIVITAAGDPFIFTGLLKSGGIRVLHVVGNVSQAVRAESAGVDAVIVEGIEAAGHNGVDELPLFSLIPQVSDAVGIPVIAAGGIVDGRGMAAAFCLGAKGIQMGTRFVAVKENIAHGNYKQAICQSKDTGTVVTCRKLIPTRSLKAPFTATLLKMEQRNCSQSELLTYLGYRSNRTAQIQGDLTRGEAYCGTSAGLIKQVVSVKEVMTQLTRDFHNLLSYLQNMQSI